The sequence below is a genomic window from Trichosurus vulpecula isolate mTriVul1 chromosome 5, mTriVul1.pri, whole genome shotgun sequence.
TCCTATATTTAAATCTACTCCTCAATTTCCTTTCATCTTATCTCCAAACTATCCTTCTCCTCAAAAGATTAAATATTTAAACACAACTAAAAGGCAGTATATGCAGTTTTCAAAGAGCATTTTAAACACCATAAAGAAGACTTTAAAgggcactatttttttttctataccacACCCGGTCTCATAAACCATTTATGAGctcaggaaaaaaggagaaagcttAGATTAAGTACAACAAAAATCACAGCAATGAAACTGAGGATATTCTGGTATCGGGACACAAAAAGTTGTTCTAAAGAACTGAGAGACACAAGGCCTATGTGAACTTCTCTAGGAATCCACCAAAGTGTGGTTCCCTACCCCATGCTTCTCAGGCTCCTTAATCCCATGAATACATGGAACCTACCCTTACCTGTAGCACAAAGAGCAATAAATGTCTGTGCATGCTTTCGGATCAAAAGCAGCTTGTCCTTCGGCAGGGGCAGCTTCCGTAAAATGTGCTCGATGAAGTCATGAGGGGTCACAGCTGCCAGATTCCACTTCAACTTGCCCAATACCACCAATTCCCACTcctgggggaaaggaaagggaaaaaaaaaagaatacaatatGAACATATATGGGGAGGAGAGATGCAAGAAATTCTAGTGAATGCCATTACATCACTGCTAAGATTTTAGGTTTGAACCCTTCTCTTCGTGCCTTCAATGCTTTGTGGATCTGTCTTGTACTGGGGAACCTCTTTATATTATcagaagagtaaaataaaaatgtaggTAGCATCTTAGAAAGAGATATCCCAGCACAGTCCCCCAGGAACCTGCCCTGGTTCTGAAGCATCTTTATCTAGGACTTGGGACTATAACATGGCTTATCAAATTTAAAGGGGACATAGTTCTGGGAGGgattcaattaatttcaatttaCATGCCTCCTATATACAAGGTGCAGAGAAAAGACTTACATTCTACTGCTGAGATAAAACATGAATACAGGCAAGTCAAAACAAGGTAATTTGAAGCTCGAACACTAACAACTGGAGAGTCTGGGAGATAACACTTGTGTGAAGCCTTGAAAAACTGTAAGATTCTGTGAGGCAAAAGTGAGGCTGATTAAATATGAACTATCTGATGATTTCGTCAGGATTCAAAAATGAGCTTTGTAGTACGGAACGCTGGACTGAATTTGTTTTGAAAGTACAGAATGCTGGGCTGAATTTGTTAAGATAGAAACGAATGTAGTCCTAACGtagggttcaaaaaaatcaacttcgtAAGTACCAGATGAGAAAGGTAAGAGTAAATCATTCCTGTGGGGGGAGGCATTTGGAATTCTCCATGAGCACACTCCCTAAGATTGATGTAACAACCAGAAAAAAGAACAATATCTTAGGCTATGTTTAAAGAGGCAAACAACAGGGGGGCAACTAGGAatcacagtgagtagagagccagccctggagtcaggaggacctgagtccaaatctggcctcaaacacttgacacgcttactagctgtgtggccttggacaaggcacttaaccccaattgccacgCCTTCCCcgctcaacaacaaaaaaacccaaaaagcaaaacacaaaaaagaggcaaacaaCAGAAGGTGGTCAGATCATACCCAGCGTACTGTGCTACTTGCTTACTCACAGCCCCTAGTTCTGCTATTTAGGGCCAAGCTGAATAAGTCTGCTCTCTTTTCCACATGacttctcttcaaatatttggttCCTACTATCTTGTCTCTActaagccttctcttttcccaaCTAAATATTTCTAGTTCCTTCCCCTGATCCTCATGATGTCATCTCAAAGTCCTTCCCTGTCTTGGCTCTCCTTCAGGAGATACCCTCCAacttatcaatatcctttctaaaatgtaatattcagaactgaacacaaaactCTAAAAGTACTTGTGACCAGAACAGAGTACAGAGGGACTTTCACTTCTCTAATCCTTAAGATTGTACCTGTCTCAATGAACCTAAAATTACTTTTTGGGGGGCTACCGTATCACAATAAGAATTCATTTTGAACACGCAATCCAcaaaaattcagatttttaaatgaaCTGCTTCCTAGCCACAACTACCCTGTCTtgtattcattaatttttttaaaacctcaaaCATAAGAATTTGTATTTAACCCTGCTGAGTTTATTATTTGACTCAACATTCTAGCCTAAGATTACTCTCATCCCCGGTGTTAGCTCTCCCTTCTGCTTTGATAAGACTGCCTTTATTACTCAGTCCAAAGGCTAAGCATGCAAACCTCAGCTCTTATAGGGAACTTTCTTTCAGGGAACTCTGAAAATGTCTTGTGCCTCATAGTTTAATGGGTATTATCATCAAATACATTTCATCACCTCTACTCAACTGCAAATTCTATGAGGTCAGAGACCATATTATTTTCCTATGGCTCTTGCCTTCAACTAAACATTTGTCCCAAACAAGCAGATTGCCTTGCCTGCTGAACCTAAAGTCATCGTACAAAACGTTAGCCTGGCCCATTAGTTTGGTGTCTTGCACAGAGGATATGATTaaagaatatttgttaaatggaaCACATGACTTCTGAGTTTGCCAGTCAGTGTGTTGAAATGAATGGAGCTGTCACTGATGTTGACATCTCTCTTCCGGCTCTTATGAATTGATATGGGCACATTCCATTACCCACAGAATAATAGCCTGGTCCCCAAACCCTACAGTTTCCCCTCCATAAGCTCCAAAGTCAGCTACAACTATTTTTGGAAACTGGTGAAATCCTGAGGTCTTACTGCCTACAAAGCTGAGTTGAAACCCCAGCCTCTAGTTCTATAAAAGGATATTGGTGCAAGAGCCTTTTCTTgcacaattttaaaaagagatatctCTCTAGAGGAAACCACTTTTCTTCAGCCTCAGAGAAGCAGCTGAAATTTGGCAGTGTTTCAAAGGTGAAGTCATTCGCTGCCTCTTGTCTATATATCCCTTGGCAAATCCTTCCTCCCACCTCTATGGCTGTGAATTTCTGCCACTAGATGGCAGCTCCGCCCTAGCAGGAAAGGTCCCCTTTGCCAGTTAAACGCAATCTCCTTAGGAGAACCCCAACCACTTTTTATAGATTACAGCCACTGCTTAGATCACAGAGCTGGAAAAAGACACAGACCTAGCCCAATCCCTGGTATAGGAGAGACAGCttcagggaaaaagagaagagatgttTTGtatataaaggagagaaaaaaagttttcagTACTCTTAataaagtggggggaaggggggagggcgGTGTCTAATAAACCAAAAAGTTCCATGGCAGGGATCACGCTAGGGCCACAGGCTGGTAAGCCATCAacactctctccccttctcctcccaacCTGGTGCAAAaaatacacccccccccccaagtctaACACTTAAGTGATGCTAAAAACCAAAGGTTTTTAGACTACTGAATAGTCTTCTATCCTAAGGTATTATTGGGATACAGGGTTTTATGAAATATGGTCCCAGCTCTCAAGCTGCATACCATTACCGTGATCCTCCATcactgcatgcctcagtttccttatctgtaaaatgaggtgggatGATGAGATAACTtcagagatctcttccagctctaaatctactatCAAGTCAGACTCCACCAACGACCATCATTTGGAGAAGCTGGATTATTATTTTCTTACTATCCGAAGATTAAAATTAAATCTCTGTAGATCAGCAGACTCCCATCATCATTCCTTTCTCTCACCAAAATACCCACTATTACCAATACAGTATAAATTTAAACAACCCAGACTTATACCTTCTTCTCTTGATGGAGACATCACCCGAGAGAGAAAGTTATCAGTGTAAAAGAACTAAGGTAAATGAAAGTCTAGGAAAAAGGGACAGGAAAGGGGCTAGGGAGGCATTAATTACCAGCAGCTCTTGCGGTTTGACAGAATTATCGGTATAAATGCACAGTTTCTCTGCGGTAAGGGGGATTGTTTCCTTCAGCTTAGAGGCCAGGAACATGCAGACAGCACCCAGAAGTTGTAGACGGCACTTAGGAGTAGGCACCCCAGCTAAGAAACGGTCCAGGTAATTCATGGCTAAAGGGAAGACCTCTTCTTCGCACTTCTGCTCTTCACAGACCTATAATACGGGGGTAAAgggggagtggagaagagagcattggagataaagagagagaaagagggagaaccAGAATACAAGTTAACCAACTCAAACGATTTCAttttagggggtggggagggctgcGGATGTGATGGAGTGATAAGATTAGAGGCAGAGGAAGTTATAGACAGCTGACCAGGTATCTGACATCCCGATTCCATGaaagaaatgaattaaataaaaccCCAAAGTCAAAGGAATAAGCAGTAGCCTGCCCACCCCACTTTCTCTTGTGCATACTTGTTTTGCTGGCtctcaccccccccttttttatttcttcatattaaaaaataaaatcaaaaccacCCAGGCAACTATTGGGCAGTACTTGGACACATTCAGACCCAGGACCCTTGCCCTATTATTTCTTATACTTGAAAAAATGCttggggaggtgtgtgtgtgtggaggagaTGGATCGTGGCTCTAAGATTCACAAGTTgctagtggggtgggggtgggggtggagaaagaggggggaggaggaggaggagaggaagagatgtcGCAGTCTCAGCAGCACACACAGTTGGAGAAGTTGCCGTGGCTGCTTCAAAAATTTACTAAAAATCGAGGAGTAACCCTAGAGGGGCCCTTTAAGCACGAAAACCCCGAGAAGGGTTCCGGCTTTCCAAATTTGTGTGTTAGGGGTGCTTAGACACTTTTATCTCGACTCTTGAGAATGCTTCATTACCGAGGTCCAACTAGCTCAGAGGCAGTTAAGAACGAGCAAGTGACCGCTAAGTCCAGCTGGGCCCCACAAGGATGAGAGCAAGGGAAggtagtgggggtggggtagagaaatGGGGCCGATGTAAAGAGCAACTGAGGGTAGGCAACCGTCTTACTCCTTTTAGGGGTGTCCTGAACCCCTTTACCTTCCGTCCTTCCTTACCCCACCCAGATCTCCTCCGCACGAAGCAAACTGTTAAACTGAACTCTTTAATCCTTCCAAGGATGTGGGATTgggggaagaataaaaagaaagaagacggGTGCTGGGGTTATGGGGGTCTTCGGGGAGGCCCGTAGTTTCAAACTTCTTGAACCCGAATTTGCAAAGCAACATGGCGAAACCATGGCAGGTCCAGGGCTATGCATACGTGGGCACATTAAGAAACTTACTGGACGAAGttttgggtggggaaggaaagaagtgtgtgtgtgtgggtgcccCATCTCGGCCCCCCTCTTCTCTGTGCAGCGTCCGGGGCTACTTAATTCTCagcccctcttccttctccactccccctccccccggccCACTCTTCAATGCCAACAGTGGAGCCCCGACCGCATGCGGAGACTTGGGGCTGAGATGAATTGGTTTTTTACACATTTTTCGCAACTTTTCCGCTcacatacccatacacacacacaagcacacggGGGCacggatacacacacacacacgcgtacACACAACACGCTGCACAGACACGCCGAAAGCAGCCTCCGCAGGTTGGGGGCTGGAAGCAGAGAAACACATGCGAACCTGCACACGCGGGCAGGCTCAAAAGCCTTACCCTCTCTGGCCGCCACCCCCATTGCAAACCTCACCCAGATTCAGCCCAATCTCCCTCATTTTCCCTCCGCCCCCGCCCCCAATCCTGCTTAGCGCAGATCATAAAAAAGGCCACGAGTCCAGCAAAGGAGCGCGCGGAATAACCGAGCGTAGGTTAAGAGTGCGCGGTGCAAAAGCTCCAAGGTCCCAATCCCTCAAGGTCCCCGAAACAGAGGTGGGAGGcgtgtatgggggggggggagggtttgCCATGGGGAGGGTCCAGACCAACCTCCAGCATCCAAGTCGCCACCATCCTCCTCATGTAGGGCTGAATGTCCTTTTGCACGCATTTGAAATAGGAGCACTGCGGTAGATAGCGTTCCTCGATGGTGAGCAAGTTAAGCAAAACGCGGTCGTCGAACAACAGGCTGGGGTCCGGCACAGCCCTCCGGATGGGGTCCACCTCGCAGCACAGCAGCTCCATGACGTTCCCAAGAAACttactcctcttccctcccctcccccccctttcctCAATATTAGAAAaggttttggggggtggggtggggggttctTACCTCCTTCTTTTAGAAAAAGAAGGGGGGTGCGAGAGGAGGGAAGCAGGATGGGTAGATGAGGAAGAGGCTTTAAGAGGGGCTGCTCCACTTACTCCAGCTCTCCCTTCAAACTTTTCTGGTCTGTCTTAGACTCTTTCCTCCTGCAGAGGAGGCAGTGACGTAAGCCGGCTGGGCAGTgagctcccctccctctctccctcaactcactctctcctccccctaaGTTCCTCCTCCGCTCCTTCTTtcagtctccctccctcccttcccctctcgtTATTATGGAGAACAGCAGCTGGTCCGACGTAACTTCAAACGCTCCcccccccttcttttcttttctcctttgccctctcCCTCTATCCGCTCTAGGAAAAAGGAACCAGGGGCCCACTATAGGGTAGCCCATAAAAAATGACAGCTTCCCGTTTCACCTCCTTCCTCCACCTTTTCAATGAATCCTATcatacagagtgtcccaaaagtcttagtgcagtgtATGTATGGggttagggtgggggtgggagggttcCCATTTCCCCAAACAAAACCCTGCTTCCACTCACTGGCTTTCCCATATGCATCTCCAGATGCATATCATCCAGTGAAGGATGTATGcaagggaggggggagtggacaattttggaaaatgatttttaagtgaaaaatcgaggtttgatttaaaaaacaattgcATGCCCAGCTTTAGTTTAGATAGGGTTGAGGCCCCGGGACTGCCAATACTCCAGATAAACTTTCTGTGGACTTCAGCTAAAAGTGCTCAGAATACAATGTCCCGTCCCCGCCTCCCCTCCGAGTCCTGTCCCGCGCGCGCGCTCGTATAAACCACCTTCCTTTCCTCTAGACgagcaagagaaggaagaggaagggggacgGTTCCAGGGAGGGTGGATGCACCCCCAGCAGACAGGAACGAGTGGGAAGCATTCTACTGGGGTTGTGTGTGCCTAGGCAGGGTGGGGGGCGAGGGGGCATGAAGCATTTGGCCAGAGAGGATGGGGACTCTAAGGATAAGGAAGGTAGAGGGAAACAGAGGAGTTTGGCAGAAGGCCTGAACAGGACCCAGGGATTCCCCGGTAGCAAGCATTCGGGAGTTAAAGCCCCCTCTAGCTCAACTTTGCCTCTATCTGCGGAGAAGCAGCCGGAGGTTTCTGACCACACAGATACAGCTTTCTAGGAAATagaggggaggtggaggaggggactGATTAGATTtagcttccctccccccacctttcctCCATCGCAAAGCTCACAATCTCCGCAGTCATTTGCGTTCATCCAAATCGATTCCTCAGGATGCATTGCTGACAGCCAtcgttattttctttttgttagagTTATTAAATGCACGGGCCCTGTCTCTAGGCCATTGCTCTTCTCCCCCActacttcctcctcccccccaccccaccccgccccagcaTCTAATATTAGGAGAATGGGATGTCACTTTGCTATCTCCTAGCCACGCCCGTTGGGCAGAGTTAGCACGTGCTGGGGGGTACCTTCTCCCACCCTATAAGTTGAGGTAGaatgctttgcaagctttaaggAGAAGGGACAGAAGAAAGGGAGATGTGAGGGCAAAGGGGGTGAGTGAGGAGAAGGTGGTGTGCTGTGGAGGCGGTGAAGTTGGATGATCTTGTTCATGAGATTTACATGAAGACCAAGAGGTGGAGTAGCCAAGGGTAGGTAGAAGTGGAGAAAATCCAAAGTACATGCAATTAATTCAGCCCCTTTAAAGGAGGGTGGGGCGGAAGGGGTGGATGATTGAGGGGAGGGGGCATATCACTTTAAAAGGGTGAGTAAGAGTTTGGGGagctgtctctcccctccctctattTGCATAGCCAATAGCTCAGAGACTCTTGCTACTGCGCGCTGAATGTTACTGGgcagattactttttttttcttagtaggAAGCATT
It includes:
- the CCND2 gene encoding G1/S-specific cyclin-D2, which produces MELLCCEVDPIRRAVPDPSLLFDDRVLLNLLTIEERYLPQCSYFKCVQKDIQPYMRRMVATWMLEVCEEQKCEEEVFPLAMNYLDRFLAGVPTPKCRLQLLGAVCMFLASKLKETIPLTAEKLCIYTDNSVKPQELLEWELVVLGKLKWNLAAVTPHDFIEHILRKLPLPKDKLLLIRKHAQTFIALCATDFNFAMYPPSMIATGSVGAAICGLQLDSEDNSLSEHLTELLAKITNTDVDCLKACQEQIEAVLVNNLRQVRQEEQQRNPTKTVDELDQASTPTDVRDVNL